In Zingiber officinale cultivar Zhangliang chromosome 9B, Zo_v1.1, whole genome shotgun sequence, the genomic window TCTCGCATTCCAGGTCAGCGAAGACGAAGGTGGTTGCCTCCGACTGGCTCGGGTGGATTTGAACCTCTTCCTTTTCATCATAGACCAACGTAAGAGGTCTCTCTGTGATCGCGTTCACCTCTAAGCGAGGGTTTTTCCGAGCGGCACTTACTTCTGATTTGACCATCTTGACATAGCATCGTTGAGCAGCCAACGGGTCACCCTTGACTTCGCCCACCTTATCGTCCACCAGGAATTTGATCTTCTAGCAAAAGGTGGACACCATCGTTCGGAAACTCATGGAGTGCTGGTAtgcccaatatgacgttgtaggccgacgGCACGTCCATCACAATGAAATTTGTGGTCCTTGTTTTCTTTAGTGGCTCCTCcccgagcgagatggccaaccTGGCATGGCTGAGCGGCtacacttcattgcccgtgaaaccatagagcggggtcgtcatgggaagCAACTCATTCCGGTccatttgtagttgatcgaacgccttcttaaatatgataTTCACCAAGCTCCTTGTATCAACAAAGGTtcagtgaatagtataattgccGATTACCACTCGGATGATCAGTGCATTGttatgagggatctccactccctttaGATCCCTCGGGTCGAAGCTGATCTTGGGTCCTTCGACCCTCTCCTTGCTACAACCAACATCATGGATTTCAAGTCGCCTAACGTACGACTTTCTCGCTCAGTTGGAATAATCGTCGGTTGGCCCTCCAGCGATCATTCCTATTTCTCACCAACCGGCGTTGctcctattctcctcctctcgagcTGAAGGCCTACTCCGTTTGGCAGGTGCTTTGGCAGGACTTGGGTTGTTCCCTAGCTGGGGATGATGACGACGCGGCTCGATCGttatcctttcttcttcctttcgctCGGCTGATCAGCGCCTGTGTCTCCAATCGGGAGATGGTGACAGACGACGATATCCCCTCAGGGCTAGCTTGCTGACTATTAGCGTCAGGTCGTAGCAGTCCCGGGTATTGTGTGTTATCGACTGATGGAAGGAACAAAACATCAGCGTCCATATTTTGCCCTTTGCAACCTTTGGGTGATCGGCTGCCACATGTTGCACAGCATGCATCCTGGGCTCATGGTGTCGCTAGGCTCCTCCAAATCGAGGCCCCTTAGGGGGTTGATGGCTGCTCTGCTGTCGCCGTTTAGACGCTCCTGCCGGCTCGGCGGGCGTCTCCCTCCTCCTTGCCGCATAGGCTTCTTCCATATTGATGTATTCGGTGGCCTTCTTTTGCGGGTGGCTGAAGTCCCtcggcggcttccggatgagcgaacggaagaagGTGTTCACCAACATGTTCGAGAAGATAgttgggatgtccatggccacctaatTGAAGCGATGGATGTAGGCCCTCAATGCTTCTCTGGGCCCTTGCTTCAGCGAGAACAAATTTacgctcgtcttctggtggcggtggttgctggcgaagtggtgaagGAATGTCGCccgaaagtccttgaagctatggattgatccgtccggcaatcacttgaaccagcgttgtgctgaTCAAGAGAGAGTAGTGAGGAGACTAGGCATTTAACTCCGTCggtgtactgatgaagtgtgaCCGCATTGTTAAATTTAGTCAAGTGGTCGTCTAGGTCAGTGGTTCggttgtactctccgatcgccaACGGAGTGTAATGCCTTGGCAGAGGGTTGTTCAGAATCCCCTTCGAAAACTGCTGATTGATTCGCTTAGGCGAATCATCCTCCCTGGGTGCCTTCCCTTTCCTTGCATCCCGTACAGGCGCATCGTCTGAAGAAGACCCCTGGTCTTTGTCTGCTCGACCACATTCCTCCGATGGGGTCTTGAACAGCGCTCGATGGAAGGGGATAGGTGCATTCGGCGCTTCCCCATATGTGCCAACCAGCTTCTGGCTATTACCCTGAGCAGATACTCGGTCTGCTCGGTCACCGTATTCAGCTGGTCGACCAGTGATGCTGCGGGCTCATGTGCTTGGCGTTCGGCCAAcgcctgttgttgttgctgctttACTATCTTGGCCGCTCAGGCTTGTACCAGCATGTCGAGCTTCTCTTGCGTAAGCGTCACCATTGTGAATCATCTAGCGTCTTTCATCTTCTCGTTCGAATGCAAGTTACGTTCCCACAGACTATTTTCAAATTGAACTTAAGTCGTTTGTGAACTATTTAATTTCATTACAAACTAAGCTCAAGTTTAagaattaaaactcaaattaaactcaaATCTAGCTCAAGCTTAAGAAAAAAATCAACCTAACCAAACTCAGAACCTCTCAGTGTTCAGCTGAGTTTGATTAGACCCCTACCTATTATATTTCTAACCCGATCGTACtttcaataaataaatttaaaatttgagacatcttttaaatttgatatatttatttttgacatatcttttaaattattaaatttaaaatttaaaaactagggcacataaatttataaaaaaaaagaaatttatatTACTTAATTTGATTTCTATAATAATTATTATCTAAAAACAAATAACTTTAGTattcaattattatttttttaaaacaacaataaataataatTCTGCATAGGATGCAATTGGAAACTTAAAATAGAGGAAATTATATTTGACAATTTACCAAACAACGtacctaaatttttgaatttatcaaaaaaaatgtaTGTTACTTTGGTATTTATCAAATAGCACAGTTTTTGAAATGcacttcctattttaccctcctgataatctgactttttctactatttttcttttctctattatttttctctctcttctcttttttcccGACGTgaacatatgaataacattatataaaatttaatcaattttttaataacattttaatacatttgaagaagccaaaataaatactGGGCACCATagttgaactccttgcaatatcagaaattcataggaattgaaatgggtgcaatcggatgagctatttatgtccatcagtggggttcggtcaaaatccactgatggacttagagagctccgattgcacccatttcagtttctatggatttatgatgttacaaggagttcaaatatggtgtccattatttatttcgatttttcatagatgttaacatgtaaaatgAAAGAATTATCAAAAAACTCACGTTGgtcctgatatgaaatcatatcaggacCAATGTGGGTTGTTTTTACGATTCTTTCATTTTACATGTTAACATATAtaaaaagtcgaaataaatactgggcaccatatttgaactccttgaaatatcagaaatccatagaaactgaaatgggtgcaatcggaggagctctctaggtctatcagtggattttgaccatttcgatcaaaatccactgatgaacTATTCCATATCAGGACCAACATGAGATTTTTGACGATTCTTTcattttacatgttaacatctataaaaaatcaaaataaataatggacacgatatttgaactccttgcaacatcataaatccatagaaactgaaatgggtgcaatcggagctctctaagtccatcagtggattttgatcgaaacccactgatggacctagagagctcctccgattgcactcatttcagttcctatggatttatgatattgcaaggagttcaaatatggtgccCAGTATTTATTTCGGCTTTTTATATATGTTAACATGTAAAATGAAAGAATCGTCAAAAAAGTCCATGTGGCCCTAATATGTTTCATATCATGCTCACGTTCAATTAAAactcactgatagacctagagagctctaattgcacccatttcagttcctatggatttctaaggTTACAAGaaattcaaatatggtgtccattatttatttcggcttttcatagatgttaatatataaaatcgaAGAATCATCAAAAAAGCTCATGTTGGGcccgatatgattccatatcagacccaatgtggacctttttgacgattcttcgattttatatattaacatctatgaaaaactaaaataaataatgagcattatatttaaactccttgcaatatcaaaaatccatagaaACTAAAATGGATACAATCAGACCTCTTTAGCTCTATCagtatttattttgacttcttcaaatgtattaaaatattatgaaaaaattgactaaatcttatataatgttatttatatcttttgcatgttggaaaaaaagagaagagagaaaaatagtggagaaaagaaaaataatagaaaaaattagATTATCAGGAGAGTAAAATGAGAAGCGCACTTTAAAAGGTGCGTCCTTTGATAAATACCAAAATAACAtacatttttttgataaattaaaaaaatttaggtagtccaatattttcaaaaaaaaaatagcaaaagcaTTAATTGACTACAAACTTAGGCATCCAGTGCCACTCAATCCGTCTCAGAAATGACAAGGACATAAAACTTCCGTAAAATCAAGTTGATCGTCCTCAACCCCTCAAGATTAATCGGCGTAGATTAATCGGCGTAAATTAGAGATATATGATGTCAACTATAAAAAAACaattgaatgaatgaatgaatgaataaATAATAAGGAACATTAAATAGGCACATACAGTCTGTTTCCTTGGTTCTATATTTTTTCCCCTTTTCATTTATTAGTTCAAAAACAAATATAATCAATCAATTCAGTTGGTCAAATCGAGAATTTGCTAGGGTCAATCTAGTTCTTACTTTGTTTTAACCAATATAATCGCTCAAATTATCATATTTTTCCTTCGCCCACGAGTCGACCTTCCAACATTATCATGTGCACAGGGCAACACTGGTCTCCCTAATCCAACCCCAATTCCTCATCCCCTCAGCGGACATTTCATCAAACATTGATGGTAAGCAATCACAAAGAAACTGCCACCTTTGCCGATTATGGTGCCAAACACTAGTCTTCTCAATGGTGACGGAAGCCGTTCCATTCAAGGATAAGGAGTGGAGAGCCTGTCGAAGCCGCACAAGCCATTCTGAAGATAAACCACAATACAATGGATTTTCATATTGTCACTCCACAAGTTTGGCGAATTTGTATTTTTGTTGTACATTTTCACGAACTGAAGATAGATTAAATAATCTCTTAAAAAACATATAGATTCATTACATTAGCGGTCCTCTAGTACCAACCTCACGGATATAAAGGAAGGTACATATAAATACATAAATATCAGATAAATCTTAGATCAGTTTTAAGAATCAACCCCTGACCAAAATAATCTCTTAAAAATTAGTTACAATGGGAGGTTCAAACAGGGATAAAGAATCTTTCAAAGCAGCCTCTAAAAGTTCAGATATATCCAAATCTACTTGGAGCAAAGGTTCAAGTAGTTTTTGCGGACCTTAATAATTAAAACAAATAGCACATCAGTTTTGGAACGTTTATTTATTGTTTAGGGCTCCAGCCACAACTACACTGAGAATAATAATAATTGGAGGTGTACGTTTCTTACCCTGAATTATCAATTCATGTACCTTTGAAGTTCTCCATCCAACTCTTTCTTGAGGAGAGAGATAAAGTCCTATAGTATAAATCTTTTCACTTTCTTAGCAAACTCATTAAATTCTCAAAGAAATTTAACCTGCTTACTCTGTTTAGTATGCCCAAGTTGCCCAATCTACCGCATCAAAATCACATACATTGTCGCATCTACCTAGCATGGTTGACTCACTCAACTTGTCTAATTCCCCCAACTCTTCTAATCCATTGCGCCTGACTAATTTATTCAATTGCTAGGCACAACCCAACTTAGTTTGGCCTGCACATTCCACTCAACATGACCAAGTTAAGTTCAATTACCTCTAGGGATTGCAAATATCACATAATGTTATATTTAGGAGAGGTGATAGAAACATTTAGCAACTTAATTATGAAAATTGTGAAACGGAACCATTCATTCATTGTGATCACCCTAAATTGTGCTAGCAAATATTGAAATCGAATAGACAGGGAATGAGTCAATGTAATTTCGTTCCATTCTACCCTACCAAACATAGCAATGGTCAACCAACATCCAATTCAGAATTCAACCAAAACATAAAGTGCATGTTCTTAACTGGAGAATTAACTACCTTTTATCGTTGCAAGCTGGGTTATACCATTAACCAAATGTTTCACAACTACAAGGATACAAAACTAATTTAAGAAATTAGAAACCTACTATTAACCATGTTAAGCTCAACAATCTTTAACAGAGATGAAACTAATGGCTGCAAGGATATAAAACAATGTCATAGGAAATAGCAATAGGCTCACCTGTCTGTCAAACTATTATCCAACTGGCTAATAACATGCATTAGCTTACGGCCGTAGGCCTCCAATTGGAGCCGGAAACAAAAGAACGGGTAATAGAGCTCATCAACATTCACTAATTAGAAGAGATGTGCCCTTATCTACAAAGGGGCAATCAACAAAATTAAAGTTGTCTAGGTGGGTGCTATGTCAGGCAGGTTTCTAGCAGCTGCATCAACATCAGTCTCCGACTGATGGATTAAGATAACTTACAAATCAATGTCAATTTGATTGGATCAATGGTGGAAACTAGAAAGATTAGTGTTCACTAATGGAGGAACATGCAGTGAGGCTTCTACCTGCAGCGCCAGCAATGGCACATTCAATCAAGAACATTATTTTACAATCTTCAAATTACCTGCACCAAATGAGACTTCACGGACCAGTCTGATAATAGTCTGGATCACGGTCATCTTCGACACTTTTTTACAGAATGCCCTGTTTTCCGCTTGTGGCGGCTAAAATCCGACACAAAACGAAATGTCTGGCCACAATCAGGTTCAGAGCAGACATAAGGGCGATCCCCAGTATGAACCCGTATGTGTTCAGTTCGGGCCCATGGCCACTTGAAAGTCATCTTGCAGCCTTTCCATGGGCAGACCAATGGTCGGTCATCAGTATGTACCTTCCTGTGCTGCACCAAATACTTGTGAGAGAAAAATTTCTTCCCACAACCTTTTACTGGGCAAATGTCTCGCTTGTGTAATGTCAACTCATGATTTGTGGCAAAGCTCATGAAGCAGCCCTCAATATCACATGTGTATTGTTCATCCTCGTCATTGGTTGTAAGATTCATAGTTTGAGATTTTTTAGGTTTCCTCTTTGCGGATTGTTTATCACGCGTGTATtggtcatcatcatcatcatcatccttggTCGTAAGATTCACAGGTTGAGACTTTTTGGGTTTCCTCTTTCCAGATTGTTTGTCACATGTATATTGTTCATCCTCATCCTTGGTTGTAAGATTCACGGTTTGAGATTTTCTGGGTTTCCTCTTTGCAAATTGTTTCTTGACAGCCAATTTTTTCTTTAGATCTTCAGACTTGGATGGTCGTTTCCTGAGACAAGTGCTAGGACCTCCTGATTCAATTTTGGAACTCAATTTAAGCTGGCTAGTGCCTTCCTTCTGCCTCAACTGACTGCTTCTTAGAGTCCTTCCCAATGTTGATGCTGGAGTTTCAGATACATCTTCCATTTTTGGATTTCTCTCTACCCTGGAGTATCTGGGTTTCTTAGATTTTGCCTTCGTCAtagacttcttcctcttctttccagTCCTTTTTGCAGACAGATTGTCACCATTCCTTTTGGATGATGCTTTGCTAGTATGATCTGTATCAGTCTCCACCAAAGGTTTCAGGTCAGGATCGAGAGAGAAAACCTCTTCAGTCTGCTCCTGGTCAAGAGTTTCATTTTTGTAGGCTAAAAATGGATGAACTTGGTTTGACATCCAAACCTTCCCACACCACCTACCAGCAACAACTATTTTCTTCTGCCGGCCTGGACGTCTACCACAAGCCTGTGATTTCACAGGGGAGTTACGAACAGAGTTGTAACCAAAGGCTTTGTATATGATTGGATTATATGGAACTTGCTTGTTGTAGAGAGGTGATTTGCTGAGGCTTGCAGTATAGTAGAGGTTGATTCCCAATTTCACAGTCCAATCGCTATTCAAAGGCATGATTTCTTCATCATCTAGggctgtttttatttttgtttggtcTTCTTTGTCAGCCTCCCTGAATTTAACATCCTTCCAAACATAGTCAATTCCTAATTCTTTTGCCAGCAACTTTGCTTCTGATTCTATTTTGGGATAAACTGCATTTATCATAACAAGCAAATCACTTTACAATCTCTACAGATAGCTTTATTGTATGTgcataaagaaaaacaaataaaacacaATTATCACTTGACCAGAATCGAGTATATGTTCATGCAGTTTTAAGCTTACTCTTGATAGCAAACATGTACTTCAGGTTACAGGATTCAAATTGTATGCACACACTCAGGTATCATGAAAGCTACAGCTCACAGGATTCTTGTAAGAGAATTATTATCCATTGCAACACATTAGATAGGTTACAGTCAACATAGTTTACAGCAGAATTAGGTAATGCCCCCCACCCACCCACTCCACACACAACTTTATGACCACCATACAAGCAGCAATGAAAGAACAAGATTTATGTTTGAAGAAGATTTAATTCTCAGAGATGCATAGAGCAGAAAACATTAAAATGACAGAGTAATTATTTATTTAGTACATGTTTAATAGAATAGAGCTTCTGGCTATCACCCTAATAATGAGCAGCTGTTAGTAGATGCAGCAAacaagatttaaaacaaaatagaAAAGGCAAATTACAAAGACATCTACAACATTCTTCGACAGTAGGAAGATCAATAAATGCACAGTTGCTCCTGGAGGTAGTGAGTTGGTTTCCATTACTTAGGTTATCCCTGGTCACATGTGTCGTACATATGCATAAAAATGATAACAAGGATATTTAATTCCTTCCTACCTATTTGAAGGAATATTGTTTCTAACTATCACTATCATAATAAGCAACTGGTAATTAGTTTCTGCAGACAAAACTGCTAAACAAAATGAAGAAACCAAATTACGAATAAGTCTACAACAATCTGCAACAGTAGGAATATCAAGAAATGAACTGTTGCTCCTCATCATAATGAGGTGGTTTACATTAGTTAGACTATCCCCTCAATTAGTCACATGTAACAAACAAACCAGCACAATAACATCCAATGTTAGCTCAAAAATGTTGAGCAGAAAAATGAAAAAAGGTTCCTATTAAGCAAGCCAATGTATCTGATAATAAAGCAACACCATGCTCAACAGCAATCCTGGTTTGTAGTTTGCCAATGTGAAATGGAAATGAAGCACACTTTCTTACACATTAACACAGTCATCTTCTAACACTTGTGTGGCTTCAGAAAGTTGTCTAAATCTTAAATTGAACAGCAACGTACTTAAGTTTCTATTTTTGTCAGTTTGAAATGGAAATGAAACAGGTGCTCTTATACATAAGCAATCATGTTCCAATACCTACAGCAGATCTGCAAACTGCTTTCAGTTTTCTGCTTCAAGTTTCAAGGAAACAGTGTCCAGTTTTCTGTTTCAGttcacaaaaaataataatttgaatctCTGAGTTCTTCATTACTATCTGGGAAGGTTGTTATATACGAAATACGTATACAACTCTTAGCAGACCGAATATGAGACAAAACATGAATCTTTGGAAATTTATATAAAAGTTAAGGAAAAAGCAACTCCTACACCAAAATCCCCACAAAGCTGCATCTCTAAGGGAAAGGagcaaacacagagagacaaacACAAAGGAATAGTATAAGGATAAATGGGGACAGAAATAGAAATAATACAAAGAAATGATATTTTAGTATAGGagtaaaaaataatacaacataAAATAGCCTTTCAACAGAAATGCACGATCACCAAATTCAGATATTTTAGGACAAGAGTGAAAAATAATACAACATAAAATAGCCTTTCAACAGAAATGCACAATCACATAATTCAGAACATCACCTGGATGACATAGAAGCATCATATGCACCCCACCTACTGGCTGCAGACGTTTTTCAACTTCTGCAGCATGCTCAAGACAGAATACATGCATTCTGGAAGAATCCTTGTCAGATCCTTGCATGGTTGGCATACAGATTGACAATTTTGGatcaaaattcctcatttctgACTGTATCCCAGCCTTAAATCCTGGCACAGTTGGGTTGCCACAAATATCACGTTTGACAGAAATATTTGATGAAATAGATGTTTGATTTCCCATTCTCAATATGCTGTAGTAATTTCCAGTAGTCTCGATCTTCTCACAAACACCATATAATTTCTTGCAACTCACATCTCTAGGTTCCCCCTTGAGCCTTACAGTATCATTATCCTCTGAATCAGATGTATTCACTATGTCCCCTGTTTCTGATTGACTTGGACTAGATAACTCTGGTTTTAGATGGCTTTTGCCATCCACAAAACAATTGGTTTTCCCATCTAAATTATATGAAACACCCTCAGATTGAGGACTTTGAGCTGATGTAGCAATTTGACAGTCTGATCCTGCCAAACACAAGTCCAACTCACATGCAGCCTCCTTCGAGAAGAGATTTTGGAGTGCAACAGCAGTTTCAGAGTAATGATTGCCATTACATGGTGTTGAATCTTCCACGACATTTTTGTCATCATCTTGGACACCATCTTCGATGTCGGACGTATCAGCATAAACAGAAGCTAAAAGATCAAGTGCAGAAGTATCTCTCGGACATGTAACATCAGAAAACATATCCACACTCTGGTCTGAACCCTGAGCTGAATAAAGGTAACAGTACAATCAGTTATCATTTAATCAGTTGGCAGAGTAAATTTCCGCAACAGGTGAAGAATGTAATGAATAAAAATAGATAAATAGTTCAGTCAGGGAGCCTATTTCCAGTAAGTGAGATGCAGAAAGAATGATAAGATATATTTCATTTGACCAAAGAAAAACGCATTAATCTTTTAGTACCAAAAAATTCAATATCTAAGCTTTGTACAATGAAGATTTGTTAGAGTAACACATAACCCAAAATCTACAAAAATGTGAAAAGGACCAATATGGATCAAGTGCAAATAAACCACAAGCAAGAAATAATGATTAACAAAGAATAACAAAAGGTACATACTTGAACTGATTTCAAAGATTAGATTGGATAACAAGTAAATCCAAAAGTTTATTGTTAAAGTTCTCCAATCTTAGACCAATATTCTATATTAAAGAGGGAAGTTATACATCTCCAAGATTTTAATGTTTTGTTTGACCAAACAACCCATCTCCAGCATAAACATCCTTCGACCACATTAACATAGCAAAGAACAAGCATTAGATGAACTAGTAGATATTTTTCTCATGAACATTGAGCAACACTAAACAAAATTTAAAGCAAATTTACTAACAAACAATAAGTTTCAAGGTTTTCCATCAAGATATCCAAAAAACACATTTATAGCAACAAACttcaaatattaaaatcttgAGGTTGCCTATGATTCATTAGAAAGTCAGGAAGCACATAATATGGTGGAATCTGTCAAATATTAAAACTGCTATATGTTTGATTAAGAATTTAGCAAGCAGCTCTTAACATTCTCAAACACAGTTTTCATAGTTCATCTCATAGTATCAGTTACAATAAAAGGTCCTCGAGAATACAAGACTCAGTAAGCAAAGCATCTCTATACTAGTAATGTCTGAGAGGAGAAAGGAGAGTTTTCTTTCTAGAAAGATCACATTTTTAAACTTAAGCAAATTTAAgtagaacaaaaaaaaatgaagtttaaaattcattaaaaatgaaCAAGAAAATTATTCTGATGAGACTTTGCAAAATTGAAATACCATCTTACCAATGTCGGCAACCAAATTATTTCCATTTGACTTccaatttgtatttgtatttacaCCAGTAACTTCTCCAGAACCAATAGCATGATCCTTAAGGAAATCACAATCAGCAGAAATTAGATATTTGGCTGCCGACTCTCTTGGTTGAATGATAGCCACACAAGCAAAGCTCAAAATTCCACATGTTACACATGACAACAATCCTTGATCCAGCAAACCATTAGCTTGTATTGTCCCTTCTTTTTCACCTTCCAAATTTTGTAAAACAGAGGTTGAGGAGAGGACACAAGGACTAGCATGTTCATCAGATGTACTAGATGAAATCATTTTATCGCTTTCTACAGATGAATTTCCTCCATATGAAAATAACCCATTGAAATTTCTAATTCTTGAATTCCATCCAGGACCAACATCACTAGAAGGAACAAGTCGTGATGCATCTACAGCCTCTTGATGACTGCACAGACCAAGTGATAATCTAGGCTTTACCTTGACTTGAGACCTGACCAGTGAATTTGAATAGAAAGAACATTCAGATGCATTCTGTGGAAGAACTACACAGGATGTTCCAGCATCCTGAAGAATATCAAGGAGGCGATTATTTTGAATCACACTTTGAACAAATGCATTTTTGAccacctcttctccttctcctttcaTCTTATCTTTTAGCCTAGAACTTCGTGGTTCGCTTCCATCGCCTATGGGCATCCTATAAAGAAAAAAGGCAATCATTCTACATAAGAATTATGCATCTGAAACATAAATTCATCAGTAGAAAAACAATTCTTCTAAAATCATCATAGTACAAATAATTTTAGGCATTCATAGCTGCCAGCCCGCCACAATGAAAATTAAATCTACTGCATtcacatttatcaaactaaaaataaataaatagtgcATTTCATAACCAAAGAAGTTATGACCTCATATTCCTTTATTGAAACATAAACCGTGGAATAAAAAAAGATTCTATGAAATGGAAGCCCAACTGAAAACCTAGGTAGTCATGCCATCACAGTTCATTCTAAATatttattgaaaaaataaaataaaataagaaggcataatttttatatacacaaagaaatacaatattaGAAACTAGAGGCATAGGGGTAAGCCACACTGAGAACATACAAATGGATATAATGTAAGAAGTTTGCTTGAATAAAGGGGAGAAAAAGAAGGTAGAGATGCATTTAACACATTATTCATCAAGAATATATTTATGTTATCAGAAAGCAAACAAATAGTTATCATGATTCACAAGAATACTTATAACTCATTTAATTTCTAAAAcattttaatttttctcttttaCACCTTAGGAATGAGAAAAGAATATGATGTCTCACAAAAGAAATGCTCATGTCAACCATAAATGGTGCATCAATACAAGGCAGTGCATATGCCACAACATAAACCAC contains:
- the LOC122022336 gene encoding lysine-specific demethylase JMJ705-like, whose protein sequence is MASAVSSAAPGVVAPEPVPLEVPPWLKGLPLAPEFHPTVQEFVDPIAYILRIEREASSYGICKIVPPFPPAPKKTAVANLNRSFASRNLSGSGGRKSSSFTTRQQQVGFCPRRPRPVQKPVWQSGERYTLQQFEAKARQLERSHLRRSAGRKAASSEALSPLEIETLFWRASADKPFAVEYANDMPGSGFPLLAPSTRRWREDAPANVGESTWNMRGVSRGKGSLLRFMKEEIPGVTSPMVYAAMLFSWFAWHVEDHELHSLNYLHMGAGKTWYGVPRDARLAFEEVVRVHGYGGEVNPLVTYAILGEKTTVMSPEVLVGAGIPCCRLVQNAGDFVVTFPGAYHSGFSHGFNCGEAANIATPEWLRFAKEAAVRRASINYPPMVSHYQLLYALAISSSRRMPIGDGSEPRSSRLKDKMKGEGEEVVKNAFVQSVIQNNRLLDILQDAGTSCVVLPQNASECSFYSNSLVRSQVKVKPRLSLGLCSHQEAVDASRLVPSSDVGPGWNSRIRNFNGLFSYGGNSSVESDKMISSSTSDEHASPCVLSSTSVLQNLEGEKEGTIQANGLLDQGLLSCVTCGILSFACVAIIQPRESAAKYLISADCDFLKDHAIGSGEVTGVNTNTNWKSNGNNLVADIAQGSDQSVDMFSDVTCPRDTSALDLLASVYADTSDIEDGVQDDDKNVVEDSTPCNGNHYSETAVALQNLFSKEAACELDLCLAGSDCQIATSAQSPQSEGVSYNLDGKTNCFVDGKSHLKPELSSPSQSETGDIVNTSDSEDNDTVRLKGEPRDVSCKKLYGVCEKIETTGNYYSILRMGNQTSISSNISVKRDICGNPTVPGFKAGIQSEMRNFDPKLSICMPTMQGSDKDSSRMHVFCLEHAAEVEKRLQPVGGVHMMLLCHPVYPKIESEAKLLAKELGIDYVWKDVKFREADKEDQTKIKTALDDEEIMPLNSDWTVKLGINLYYTASLSKSPLYNKQVPYNPIIYKAFGYNSVRNSPVKSQACGRRPGRQKKIVVAGRWCGKVWMSNQVHPFLAYKNETLDQEQTEEVFSLDPDLKPLVETDTDHTSKASSKRNGDNLSAKRTGKKRKKSMTKAKSKKPRYSRVERNPKMEDVSETPASTLGRTLRSSQLRQKEGTSQLKLSSKIESGGPSTCLRKRPSKSEDLKKKLAVKKQFAKRKPRKSQTVNLTTKDEDEQYTCDKQSGKRKPKKSQPVNLTTKDDDDDDDQYTRDKQSAKRKPKKSQTMNLTTNDEDEQYTCDIEGCFMSFATNHELTLHKRDICPVKGCGKKFFSHKYLVQHRKVHTDDRPLVCPWKGCKMTFKWPWARTEHIRVHTGDRPYVCSEPDCGQTFRFVSDFSRHKRKTGHSVKKCRR